The proteins below come from a single Stutzerimonas stutzeri RCH2 genomic window:
- the zur gene encoding zinc uptake transcriptional repressor Zur — MSKTPLACTPHDHDHCVSHALAEADSLCARQGVRLTALRKRVLELVWQSHRPLGAYDILAVLSEQDGRRAAPPTVYRALDFLLENGLVHRIASLNAFMGCNHPEHPHQGQFLICRNCHTAIELEQPAIAAAIDSAACSVGFAVEGQTVEVVGLCSNCRKAA, encoded by the coding sequence CCACGACCACTGCGTCAGCCACGCGCTGGCCGAAGCCGACAGCCTCTGTGCGCGCCAGGGCGTGCGCCTGACCGCCCTGCGCAAGCGGGTATTGGAGCTGGTCTGGCAAAGCCATCGGCCGCTCGGCGCCTATGACATCCTCGCCGTGCTGAGCGAGCAGGACGGTCGTCGCGCGGCGCCGCCCACCGTCTACCGTGCGCTGGACTTCCTGCTGGAAAACGGCCTGGTGCATCGCATCGCCTCGCTCAACGCCTTCATGGGTTGCAACCACCCGGAGCACCCGCACCAGGGCCAGTTCCTCATCTGCCGCAATTGCCACACCGCCATCGAGCTGGAGCAGCCGGCCATCGCCGCCGCCATCGACAGCGCCGCCTGCAGCGTCGGCTTTGCCGTCGAGGGCCAGACCGTCGAAGTCGTCGGGCTCTGCTCGAACTGCCGGAAAGCCGCATGA